The Amycolatopsis methanolica 239 nucleotide sequence TGGCTTGTCAGCGCCGGGCGCGCTGGTAGTGGCGGCGGGCCCGCTCGCGGTTGCCGCAGTCGGCGGAGCTGCACCAGCGGCGGGAGCCGTTGCGGCTGCGGTCCAGGAAAAGCCGGCCGCAGCCGTCGTCGGCGCAGCGGCACAGCCGGGTCAGATCCTCGAACTGCAGCAGCCGCCACGTCTCCAGCGCCAGCGCGTCGCGCAGGTCCCGGGTGCCGTGGACCGGGATCCGCCACTCCAGCGGCACCACCGACGCGACCTCCGCCCGCGCCAGCGCACCCACGATCAGCCGGCGCAACGGTTCGACGTCCCCGGGCTCCGCACCGGTCGCCAGCGGCTCCAGCACCCGGTGGGCCACCTCCCGGAGCTCGCGCACCTCGGTCACGCCACCGTCCGCGACCACGGTGAACCCGGCCGCCTCGGCCCACCGCCGCAGCGCGTCGTCGTCCGGCAGCCGCTCCTCGCGCCGCGCCGGGTCCAGACGCCACGCGACCGTGTTGACCAGGTTGAGCGCCACATGACCGCCGACGAACATCTAATGATGCATAACCATGTTTGACTGTTAGGTCCACGGGTCGCCGACGGGTACGCGACCTGCCTGGGGTGTCGCGACAGGGGCGCTCGCCGTCACCGCGTCGGCCGTGCTGATCGAGCTGTCCGACCGCGCCGGGCACCGCCTCGTTCTACCGGTGCCTGTTCGCCCGGCCCCGCTGGCGGTGCTCGCCCGCGCCGAACACGGCGGCGCGCTCGGTCTAACCGAACGGGTGCGCGCGGTCCCGGCGGGCGCGTTGTTCGCCGGCGACAGTCTGCTGTGGACACAGGCGATCGGTGAGATCGGGGCCGGGCTGTCCACGGTGCTGGTCAACCTGCAGGTGGTGCTCGTGCCGGTGATCGCCTGGGTGTCCGACCGGGAGCCGGTGTCCCGCCGCTACTTCGCGGCGGTCGCGCTGGTGTTGCCGGGGGTGGTGCTCGCCGCGGGCGTGACCGGCGGGCCGGCGTCGGTGGCCGGGACGATCCACGCGTCGCTGGCTGCCCTGTGCTACTCAGGTTTCCTGCACCTGCTGCGCCGCGGCGGGCAGGACGGGCGGACCCGTCGGTCCTACCTGGTCGTCACCGCCTCCGCCGCGGTCGTGTCGCTGGCTGCCGGGTTACTCGGCTACGGGCTGGACCTGACGCCGGGGTGGGCCGCGATCGGCTGGCTGGTGGTCGGCGCGGTCTCCGGGCAGGGCGTCGGCTGGCTCCTGCTCACGCCGGTGGGCGCGGTGGTGCTGGGGAAACGGCTGTCGCCACAGCAGCTGCTCGGCTGCGCCCTGGTGCTGGCCGGCGCGGTGCTGGCGACTAGATCACCAGCAGCGTCTTCCCCTTGCCGCAGCGGGACTCCAGCGCGCGGTGCGCGTTCGCGGCGCGACCCAGCGGGAAGGTCTGCCCGATGACCGGGTGCACCGCGCCGCGGGTGGCCAGGCGCAGCATCCGTTCGATGCGGGCGCGGCGGCCGGGCTCGTACTCCCGCAGCTGCTCCAGGCCGTAGGCCGTCACCTCCGGCCGCACCTCGTCCACCGCGACCGGTGGGCCGCCGGCCCACCCGTAGTTCGAGTACCGCCCGCCCGTGCCGACCAGCTTGGCCGCGGCCCGGCCCAGGTCGCCGCCCACTCCGTCGAACGCCACGTCCACCGGCCCCACCCGGTCGGTCCAGCCGGGCTCGCTGTAGTCGGCCACCGCGTCCGCGCCCAGCGCGCGCACCATCTCCAGCTTCTCCGCGCCCCGCGCCGCGCCGGTCACGTGCGCCCCCGCCGCGTGCGCGAGCTGCACCAGCAGGCTGCCCAGCCCGCCAGCGGCCGGCTGCACCAGCACCCGCTCACCTCGCCGCACCGCGGCCCGCTCGAACACCGCCAGCGCGGTGGATCCGTCGTGCAGCAACGCCACCGCCTCCCGCAACCCCACGCCGGGCGGGACGCGGATCAGCTGTTCGGGCGTGGCCAGCACCTGTTCGGCGTACGCGCCGTTGACGTCGGCCAGCACCCACGCGCCGCACCACGACGGGTCCGCCCCCGCGCCGAGCTCCGTGACCTGCCCGGCGGCCCCCGCGCCGGGCACGTACGGCGGCGTCACACCGAACAGGTGCCCGGCCTCGCCGCGGCGGATCGCCGTGTCGATCCACAGCACGCCGGCCACCTTCACCTCGACCACGACCTGCCCGGGCCCCGGGTGCGGGTCCGGCGCCGCCTTCACCCGCAGCACTCCAGGGCCGCCGAACCGCACCGCCTCGATCACGCGCATGCAGGCAGGCTGCAACCTCCACCGCGCTGGAGGTCAAGCGTGAGTAGCGTGGGCGGCATGGCGGACGAGATCGTGGTCGGGGTGGACGGTTCGGCGGCGGCGCTGGAGGCCGTCCGGTGGGCGGCGGGTGAGGCGGCGCCGCGGAAGCTGGCGCTGCGGCTGGTCTACGCGGCCGACGTCACGGGTGGCCGGTTCGACGGCGGGCTGCCGGTGCCGCAGAGCTCCTTCGACGAGCTGCAGCGGGCCGGGCAGCAGCTGCTCGCGGACGCGGCGGCCGTGGCGGGCGAGGTGACCGTGTCGACGGAGATGCCGCTGGAGCCGCCGGTGCCGCTACTGCTGGAGTGCTCCCGGACGGCGCGGATGGTGGTGCTCGGCTCGTCCGGGCGGGGTGGGTTCACCGGGATGCTGGCCGGGTCGACGGCCGTGTCGGTCAGCGCGCACGCGTCGTGCCCGGTCGCGGTGGTGCGTGGTCGCCCGGACGCCGCCGGCCCGGTGGTCGTGGGCGTCGACGGCAGCCCGACCAGCGAGGAAGCGCTGAAGGTGGCGATCGACGAGGCCGCGTGGCGGGAGGTGCCGCTGGTGGCGGTCCACGCCTGGAGCGACGCCGACTACGGCGTGCCCTTGCCCACCGCGGACCTCGACTGGGCCGAGGTGGAGCGCGAACAGCAGCGCCTGCTGGCCGAACGGCTGGCGGGCAGGCAGGAGCGCTACCCGGACGTGCGCGTGGAGCGGGTCGTGGTGCGGGACCGCCCGCGGGACGAGCTGCTGGCCCGCAGCCGCGACGCGCAGCTGGTCGTGGTGGGCAGCCGCGGCCGCGGCGGGTTCCGGGGGCTGGTGCTCGGGTCGACGAGCCAGGCGCTCATCCACCACGCCGACTGCCCGGTGCTGGTGGTGCGGCCACAGGCTGCTTGATCGCGGAGTTCGTGCGGGCTGGGGTAATGGGGTGCCTGCTGCACGGGGGTGCGCCCGGTGGCGGGTGGCGGGGGTGCCTCGCTGCAGGGCCCGCGTGCGGGTGGCGGCCCGCTCCGCGGGGCTGAGCCTGGGGCGCGGGCCGGGGCGGCAGCCGCGAGGTGGTGCGGCTGGATGGCGGGTGGCGCCCCGCCGTGGGCGCGGCGGGAGGTGGTGCGGCTGGGCGGCCGGTGCGCCCCCGCTGCGCGGGGCTGCGCGCGGGAATGGTCGCGCGCACCTTCCCGCTCCGCGGGAGTGCGCCCCGGGGGACGCGGCCGCCGAGGGGTAGGGCCAGCCCCACCGGGGATTCGGTGGCCGGCACCGCTGACCGGCGCCCCGATCCGCGATGGGATCTGACCTATGACAACGCCTCTGGAAACCGCCGTCGCCGGCAGGCATCGGCCGCGCGGGCAGCCCGCCGTCGACTTTCGGGCCGTTTCCCGCACCTACGCCGCCGGCCAGCACGAGGTCCGTGCGCTCGACGGGGTCACCGTCGCCTTCCCCGCCGGGTCCTGGACCGCCGTCATGGGGCCCTCCGGCTCCGGCAAGTCGACCCTCCTGCACTGCGCCGCCGGCCTGGAACGCGTCACCACCGGGCAGGTCCTCCTCGGCGGCGAGGACATCACCACCGCGGACGACGCCCACCTCACCGCGCTGCGCCGCAGCGAGATCGGCTTCGTCTTCCAGAGCTTCAACCTTATCGGCTCGCTCACCGCGGAGCAGAACGTCGCGCTCCCACTCCGGCTCGCCGGCACCCGGCCGTCCACGAAGGACGTTCGCGCGGTGCTCGCCGCCGTCGGGCTCGACGACCGCCGCCGGCACCGGCCCCGCGAACTGTCCGGCGGCCAGCAGCAGCGCGTCGCGATCGCCAGGGCCATGGTCACCCGCCCGCGCGTCCTCTTCGCCGACGAACCCACCGGCGCCCTCGACTCCACCGCGGCCCGCAAGGTCCTCGGCCTGCTGCGGGACCTCGTCACCGCGGGCCAGAGCATCGTCATGGTCACCCACGACCCGTCCGCCGCCGCCAGCGCCGACTCCGTGGTGTTCCTCCGCGACGGCCGCGTCGTCGACCACGCCGTCACCCCGACCACCCCTGAGGTCGCGGACCGCCTCGCCCGGCTGAAGGCCTGACCGTGTTGCGACTGTCCTGGAACACCTTCACCGACCGCTGGCCGCTGTTCCTCGGCGCCATCCTGACCGTCTGCCTCGGCGTCGCGCTCGTCCAGTCGTCACTGCTGATCCTGGTCTCCGCCGCGACCGCGGGCGGCGAGGTCGTCGAGGCGGTCACCCTGCTCGGCCTGACCCTGGGCATCTCGGTGTTCCTCGCGGTGTTCATCGTCAGCTCCACCTTCGCCTTCACCGTCGCCCAGCGCCAACGGGACCTGGCGCTGCTGCGGCTCGTCGGCGGTGGCCGCGGCCAGGTGCGCCGCCTGCTGCTGTCGGAGGCATTGCTGCTGGGCGTGCTCGGCACCGCCTTCGGCGTCCCGCTCGGCCTGCTGGTGATGCGGGTCCAGACCTGGCTGCTGCGCGAACTCGGCTTCGTGCCGTCCGCGTTCACCCCGCGCTGGCAGGACTGGATCCTCAGCGTGTCCGCGGGCATCGGGCTCGGTGTCGCGATCGCCGGGGTGCTCGCCGCGTCCCGGCGCGCCGCGAAAGTGCGCCCGCTGGAGGCCCTGCGCGAGACCGGCGCGGCGGCCCGCGTCATGAGCGGCGCCCGCTGGTTCTTCGGCGTGCTGTTCCTGGCCGGGGCGCTCGCCATGACGAGCGTGTCCGCGTTCGCCCCGCCCGAGGGCGCCATCGCGCTGTCGATCAACACCGCGCTCGCCGCCGCGGTCGCCCTGACCGCGCTGAGCCCGCTGGTCGTGCCCGCGGCCGGGCGCCTGGCCGGGCTGGTCCTGCGCGGGCCACTGGGACGGCTGGCCGAGGCGAACCTGCGCGACGGCGTCCGCCGCAGCGCCTCCACCGCCGCGCCGCTGATCGTGCTCGTCGCGCTGCTGGTCGCCCAGGCGGGCACGCTCGCCACCATCGGCAAGGGCGCCGAAATCGAACAGCGTGCCGACATTCGTGGGGACCTCGTGGTCACCACCACGGGACCGTCCGATCTGGACGTTCCCGGCGTGGTCGCGGTGTCCCCGCAGACCCGGGTGCCGGTCTCGGTCGTCACCTACGGCGACGACGACACCGACACCGACACCGAACAGGGCTACGCCGCCGCGATCGACCCCGCCGCCTACGCCGCGACCCACGTGCGCGTCCCGGAGCAGGGATCGCTCGCCGACCTGACCGGGCCGACCATCGCTGTCGCCGACGGGTTCCAGCCGGTCGGCAGCACCGTCACCGCCCGGATCGGCGACAGCGAGCTGGACCTGCGGGTCGTGGCCGTGCTGCCGGCGACGCTCGGTGGCGGCGCGGACTTCCTGCTGCCACGCGAGATCGTGCCCGCCCCGGTGCTGGCCGCCACGCCCACCGAATCCATCGTGCGCGTGGCGCCCGGCGCGGGCGCGAGCGCGCTCGCCGGCCGCGGTGAAGTGACCACAGTGGACGACTGGATCGCCGCCACCAGCGCGGACCGGCAGGACACCAGCACCGGCATCATGACCGTGATCATGGGCCTGTCCGGGCTGTACGCGCTGATCGCGGTGGTCAACGCCGTGGTCATCGCCGCCGCCGACCGGCGCCGCGAGTTCGCCGTGGCCAGGGTGACCGGGCTGACCCGCGCGCAGGTGGTGCGGGCCGCGGTGCTTGAGTCCGGCGCGGTCACCGGCATCGGACTGGTGCTGGGCGGCCTCGCCGCGACCACGACCCTGATCGGGATCTCCGCCGCGGCGGGCCGCATCGCCGGGCAGAGCGTCCTGGTGGTGCCGTGGGCGCTGATCACGGTCGTGGTGCTGGGCGCGTTCGCGGTGGTCGGCGCGACCAGCGCGTGGACGGCGTTGTCCGCGACCCGGCCCAGCCCGGTGTCGCTCACCGGCGCGGCCGAGTGAGGTGCAGCCGCATCGGCAGCGACTGCCACGCGCGCAACGTGTTGTTCAGGTGGCGGGTGCCCGGGCCGAGCAGTTCGAACCGGCGCACCCGCTTCGCCAGCGCGGTCAGCAGCGCCTCGGCCTCCAGCCGGGCGACGTGCTGGCCCACGCACTGGTGCAGGCCCATCCCGAACCCGACGTGGCCGGACGGGTCGCGGCTCAGGTCGAAGACGTCCGGATCGGCCCAGCGGCGCGGATCCCGGTTCGCCGCGCCGAGGAACATCAGGATTTTGTGCCCGGCCGGGATGGTCACGTCCGCGACGCGGGTGTCCCGGGTGGCCGTGCGGAAGAACGTCTGCACCGGCGACTGCCAGCGCACCGCCTCGTCGAAGGCCGCCCGGGCGAGCCGGGGCTGCTCGCGCAGCCGGTCCCACTGCCCCGGGTGGGTGGCGAAGGCGTAGAGCACGGCGGCCAGCCCGTGCACCGTGGTGTCCACGCCGGCCGTGAGCAGCGACCGGACCACCAGCGGCGCCTGCTCGTGCGTGATCTCGCCGCGGTCGGCGGCCGCCCAGATCGCCGCGCCGAACCCGTCGCCGGTGAGGCGGTCGCGGGCGCACTGCTCGTTCACCCACCCCGACCACCGCGGCATGTCCGCGGCCAGCGAGGTGACCAGCTCGTTGAGCGGGCCGAACGCGTTGAAGGCGAAGTTGCCGTAGGGCAACAGGTTCTCGCGTCCCTCGCGGCCGATCCCGACCGCGTCCGGGAACACGCGCAGCGGGAACGCCTCGGCGAGCGCGGGGACGACGTCGAGTTCGGTGTCCAGCACACGCTCGACGAGGTCCTCGGCCGCGGCGAACCAGTCCTCCCGCAGTTTCCGCAGCGCGCGCGGCCCGAGGATGCCGGACAGGACCCGGCGCGGGGCGTCGTGGCGGGGCGGGTCCGCCTCGAGCAGCAGGCTCGGCGGCCGCCACGGCTCCTCGACGTGGAAGTTGGCCAGCCCGACCCCGGCGGCGGAGGAGAAGTCCTGCCAGTTCACCAGCGCGGCGTGCACGTGCTCGTAGCGGGCGAGGGCGTAGACGTCGTAGCGGATCAGGTGCACGACCGGGCCGGCGTCGCGCAGCTTGGCATGCAGGGGTTCCGGTTCGGCCAGGACCTCGGGCGCGAACGGGTCGGTGTCGTCGGTGATCACGGGAGTCTCCTCAGGTCACAGGTCGAGGACGAGGCGGTCGGTGCACGCGCGGGACACGCACACGAACATGACCTCGCCCGCGGCGCGCTCGTGGTCGGCGAGGATCGAGTCGCGGTGGTCCGGAACGCCGGCCAGGACACCGGTTTCGCAGGTGCCGCAGGTGCCCTGCCGGCACGACGACAGCACGTCCACGCCTGCGCCGCGCACCGCTTCCAGCACCGAGATCCCCGGCGTGACGGTGACGGTCGCCCCGGTCCGCCGCAGCTCGACCTCGAACGGCTCGTCCCGCACCGGCGCCTGCTCACGTGCCGTGAAGCGCTCGACGTGCAGCGAAAACGGCGGCCACGCGCGGCAGGCGGATTCGACGGCGGCCAGCAGGGGAGCGGGCCCGCAGCAGTAGACCTTCGTGCCCGGGCGCGGGGTGCCGAGCCAGGACGCCAGGTCGAGCAGGCCGTGTTCGTCCTCGGGCACCAGGTGGACGCGGTCGCCGTACCCGGCGAGCTCGTCGGTGAAGGCCATCGACGCGCGGCGGCGGCCGCCGTAGAGCAGGGTCCAGTCGGCGCCGAGCAGGTCGGCCTGGTGGATCATCGGCAGCAGCGGGGTGATGCCGATGCCGCCCGCGACGAACAGGTAGCGCCCGGACGGCACGAGCGGGAAGTTGTTGCTCGGCCCGCCGACGCCGACGCGGTCGCCGGGCCGCAGCCGGTCGTGCACGTAGGCCGAGCCGCCGCGACCCGCGGGCTCGCGCAGCACGCCGATGCGGTAGCTGTGCGCGTCCCACCGGTCGCCGCACAGCGAGTACTGCCGGGTCAGCCCGTTCGGCAGCACGAGGTCGATGTGCGCGCCGGGGGTCCAGTCCGGCAGCCGGCCGCCGTCCGGACGGGACAGGGTCAGCGCCAGCACCCCCTCGGCGCGTTCTTCGCGGGCGGTGACCTCCAGGGTCACGACTTGGCTCACCGGACGCCTCCTTGCGCTGGGTTGCTGGCACGCAGGATGCGGTTCCGCGGTGACGGGCGGCGACCGGGTTCTCAATGAGTGAGAGGCGAGGGCGGCAGTGAGCGGGTGATGCCCCGCGCGGCAGCCATCAGGATGCCGGTGACGCCCCTGCTCTCGGCCGTGTTCGGCACGATGACCGACAGTGCCGCGACGATGCCGCCGCGGGCGTCCTTGACCGGCACCGCGACGCCGAGCGCTTCCTCGTGGATGTGGCCCGGGCACCAGGCGAAACCCTGCTTGCGGATGTCGGCGAGCGTGCTCCGCAGGCGGTCCGGGGTGGTGATCGTGTTCGCGGTGTAGGCCCGTAGCGGCCCGGCGAGCACGCGATCGCGCAGGTCGGCGGGCCCGTGGGCGAGCAGGACGAGCCCGGAGGAGGACGCGTGCATCGGCAGCCGCCCGGCGATGCGGGTGTAGTTGATGACCGCCTTCGGCGCGGACAGGCGCTCCAGGAAGATCACCTCGTCGCCGTCGCGGACCCCGAGCTGCACGTGGTGCCCGACGACCGCGTGGACGTCCTCCATGAACGGCATCGCGGCGTCGCGGAGCGTGGCCGTGGGCGAGGCACGCAGGGCCAGCTCCCACATCCGCACGCCGATCCGCACCCGGCGGTCGTCGTCGCGGGTGAGCAGGCCGTGGCCGGTGAGCTCGGCGACCAGGCGGGACGCGGTCGCCAGGTGCAGCCCGGTCCGGCGGGCGATCTCGGAGACCTGCAGCACCGGCTCCTCCGGCGTGAAGGCCTCGAAGATCCGCACCGCGCGGGATAGGACGGATTCACCGGTCGGCTGCCTGGCCACGGCCCGAGTGTGCCACGGATCCGCGGACAACCCGGCCCACCTGCCGGGACGCGATTGACCGGCCCGCGCCGGCGTGGCTTGCTGGGATCATGACGCAGTCCCTCACCCGGGTCGACCGGCCGGACGGCGCGGTCGAGCTGCACATCGTGGTCCACGGCGATCCGGACCGCGTCGGCGCGGCGATCGGCGAAGCGCTCGGCGCGCTGGAACCCGAGCCGGAACCGGCACTGCGCATCGACACCACGTCGCGCCGCGTCCGCTCGCACGGCGCCGAGGTCGAGCTGACCCGGCTCGAATACGAGCTGCTGCTGTTCCTGGCGCGCCACCCCGGCCGGGTCTTCGACCGCGCGGCCCTCACCGAGCACGTGTGGCGACTGCCCGGACCGAGCCGCGGCCGCACGATCGACGTGCACGTCCGCAAGCTGCGCAGCAAGATCGACCGGTTTTCGATCACCACCGTGCGCGGTGTCGGCTACCGGTTCGACGGCCGCGCCGACATCACCTGAGGACGCGCCCCACCTCCGGCGGCGGCGCCTTGAACTCCAGCCACCGGCTGTCCGTCACCGCCGCGACCGTGTGCCGCGCCCCGCGCGGGTGCACGAGCGTGTCCCCGGCGCCGAGCCGCGCAGGCTGTCCGTCCACCGAGCCGGTCACCTCACCGGACAGCACGTAGATGAAGCTGTCGTGGTCGTGGGAGTGCTCGGGCGAAGCCACCCCGGCGGGGTACTCCAGTTCGAGCAGCAGCCCGCGCTCGGTGTTCTGCAGGACGCGGAAGCGGCCGGAACCGCCGAGGAGCGGGAGACCCTCGACGGAGGTCAGTGGCTGGAAGTCGGTCACCGGGGCAGCCTGACCGGCGATCACCCGTCCTGTCAACGTTTCCCGAAGTCGTGAAAGAAACTCCGGCCTGCTCAGCGGAACCGGTTCCGCGATCCGGGAGCACGTTGACCCACCCGATCGTGGGAGGAAGCATTTCGGTGAAACCCCCGAAAAATGGGAGAAGATCCGTGTCGCTTTCCGCAACGGACGTTCTCGCGTGCCCGGAGGAGGCAACCGGGACGCGGCCCCGTCCGGCCCGGAGACGCCGCCTGCCCGACCTGCGCCGCTGGATCAGTCCACTCGCGCTGCTTGCCCTGTGGCAGCTCGCGTCCTCGACGGGCGTGCTGTCCCCGGACAAACTGAGTTCACCGTGGACGGTCCTGCAGGCCGGTGTCGAGACCGCGCGATCCGGCGAGCTGGGCGAGGCGTTCGCCGTGTCGATCGTGCGCGTCGGCCTCGGCTTCGCGTTCGGCGCGGGCGTCGCACTGGTGCTGGGCGTGGTCGCGGGCCTGTCCCGCTGGGGCGGGGTGCTCATCGACCCGCCGGTGCAGATGCTGCGCACCCTGCCGTTCCTCGGCCTGATCCCGCTGTTCATCCTGTGGTTCGGCATCGGCGAGGAGCCGAAGATCGTCCTGGTCGCGCTGGGTGTCGCTTTTCCGCTCTACCTCAACATCTACTCCGGCATCCGCAACGTCGACGACCACCTCGTCGAGGCCACCACCGCGCTCGGCTACACCCGCTGGGAACGGCTGGTCCACGTGGTGCTGCCGTCCGCGGTGCCGCAGACGCTGGTGGGGCTGCGGCAGGCGCTCGGCGTCGCGTGGCTCGCGCTGATCGTCGGTGAGACCGTGAACGCCGACGCGGGCCTGGGCTACCTCATCAACAACGCGCGCGAGTTCCTGCGCACCGACGTGATCGTGGTCGGCCTGATCGTCTACGCGGCGCTCGGTCTGATCACCGACGCGCTGGTCCGCCTGATCGAACGGAGGGCGCTGCGGTGGCGCGGGAACTGATCGCCAGGGTGCACGGCCTGACCAAGCGCTTCGGCGAGCGCGCCGTGCTGTCCGATGTGGACCTCGAAATCGGGCGCGGCGAGTTCGTCGCCCTGCTTGGCCGCAGCGGGTCCGGCAAGTCGACGCTGCTGCGGATCCTCGCCGGTCTGGACACCGAAATCGAGGGCGAGGCCAGGGTCGAGGGCGCGGTGTCCGTGGCGTTCCAGCAACCGCGGCTGCTGCCGTGGCGGCGGGTGTGGCGCAACGTCGTCCTCGGCCTGCGCGACCGCGGCCGCGACCGGGCGCTGGCCGAGCGCGCGCTGGCCGAGGTGCGCCTCGCCGGCCACGCCGACGCCTGGCCGCGCACCCTCTCCGGCGGTGAGGCGCAACGGGTCTCGCTCGCCAGGGCACTGGTGCGGGAACCGGACCTGCTGTTGCTCGACGAGCCGTTCGGCGCGCTGGACGCGCTGACCAGGCTGGCGATGCACCGGCTCGTCGAGGACCTGTGGCGCGAGCACCGGCCGGGCGTGCTGCTCGTGACCCACGACGTGGACGAGGCGCTGCTGCTCGCCGACCGCGTCCTCGTGCTGGGGGAGGGGCGGATCATCGCCGAGCACCTCCTGGACCACCCGCGGCCCCGTGCCGTTTCCGACCACATCGACGTTCGCGCCAGGGTGCTGGCCGATCTGGGAGTGACCGACCATGCGATTGCCTAGGATCCTCGCCGCCGTCACCGCGCTCGCGCTGACGCTGACCGCGTGCGGCGGGGCGAGCGAGCCGTCGTCGGGCCCGTCCGTGCCGCCGCCGGTGAGCGCGGCCGACCTGGCGAAGGTGACGTTGAAGGTGGGCGACCAGAAGGGCGGCTCGCAGGCCCTGCTCAAGTCCGCCGGCCTGCTGAACGACCTGCCGTACAAGATCGAGTGGTCCACCTTCACCTCCGGGCCGCCGCTGCTGGAGGCCGCCTCCGCCGGCGCGATCGACATCGGCGGGGTCGGCAACACGCCGCCGATCTTCGCCGCCGCCGCGAAGGCGAAGATCTCGATCGTCAGCTCCGCGCAGGGCAACGTCGCCAGCGACGCACTGCTGGTGACCCCCGACTCGCCCCTGCGGACCGTCGCCGACCTCAAGGGCAAGACCATCGGCGTGGCCAAGGGCAGCTCGGCGCACGGCCAGATCCTGCTGACCCTGGCCAAGAACGGACTGTCCACGAAGGACGTCAAGCTGTCCTTCCTGCAGCCCGCCGACGCCTACGGCGCGTTCACCCAGCACCAGATCGACGCGTGGGCGGTCTGGGACCCCTACACTTCGCAGGCCAAGCTGGAGGCCAACGCCCGCGTGCTGGCCGACGGCACCGGCGTCGCCAACGGCTACACCTTCCAGGTCGCCGGGCACAACGCGCTGTCCGACGCGGGCAAGAACGCCGCGATCCGCGACTACGTCGTGCGGATCGCCAAGGCCCAGCAGTGGGCCGACACCCACCGCGAGCAGTGGGCCCAGGCCTGGTCCGCGGAGACCGGGCTGAAGCCGGAGGTCACGCTCGCGGCCGTGCAGAGCGGCCCGGATCTGCCCGTGCCGCTCGACGACAAGGTGATCGCCTCCGAGCAGGAGCTCGCCGACGCGTTCGCCGACGACAAGGTGCTGCCCGGCAAGATCGATTTCGCGGACTTCACCGATACCCGGTTCGCCGCCGACCTGGCCGCCGCGAGGGGATGACGATGACGATCACACCGCACTGGTTCCTGCCCACCACCGGCGATGGCCGGACCATCGTGGAACGGTTCCACGCCAACCGGTCCCTCGGGCCGGTCGCGCAGCGCGAACCCACCATCGACTACCTGGCGCAGATCGCCCGCGCCGCCGAGCAGCTCGGCTTCGAGGGCGTGCTCACCCCGACCGGCACCTGGTGCGAGGACGCCTGGCTGACCACGGCGGCGCTGATCCGCGAGACCAAGCGGCTCAAGTACCTCGTCGCGTTCCGCCCCGGCGTCATCTCGCCGACCCTGGCCGCCCAGATGGCCGCCACCTACCAGCGGATCTCCGGCGGGCGGCTGCTGCTCAACATCGTCACCGGCGGCGATTCGATCGAGCAGAAGCGGTTCGGCGACTTCCACGACCACGACCAGCGCTACGCCCGCACCGACGAGTTCCTCACCATCGCGCGCGGCGTGTGGAGCGGCGAGCCGTTCGACTTCACCGGTGAGCACCTCTC carries:
- a CDS encoding CGNR zinc finger domain-containing protein, which translates into the protein MFVGGHVALNLVNTVAWRLDPARREERLPDDDALRRWAEAAGFTVVADGGVTEVRELREVAHRVLEPLATGAEPGDVEPLRRLIVGALARAEVASVVPLEWRIPVHGTRDLRDALALETWRLLQFEDLTRLCRCADDGCGRLFLDRSRNGSRRWCSSADCGNRERARRHYQRARR
- a CDS encoding multidrug DMT transporter permease, which gives rise to MLIELSDRAGHRLVLPVPVRPAPLAVLARAEHGGALGLTERVRAVPAGALFAGDSLLWTQAIGEIGAGLSTVLVNLQVVLVPVIAWVSDREPVSRRYFAAVALVLPGVVLAAGVTGGPASVAGTIHASLAALCYSGFLHLLRRGGQDGRTRRSYLVVTASAAVVSLAAGLLGYGLDLTPGWAAIGWLVVGAVSGQGVGWLLLTPVGAVVLGKRLSPQQLLGCALVLAGAVLATRSPAASSPCRSGTPARGARSRRDPAGRSAR
- a CDS encoding zinc-binding dehydrogenase — encoded protein: MRVIEAVRFGGPGVLRVKAAPDPHPGPGQVVVEVKVAGVLWIDTAIRRGEAGHLFGVTPPYVPGAGAAGQVTELGAGADPSWCGAWVLADVNGAYAEQVLATPEQLIRVPPGVGLREAVALLHDGSTALAVFERAAVRRGERVLVQPAAGGLGSLLVQLAHAAGAHVTGAARGAEKLEMVRALGADAVADYSEPGWTDRVGPVDVAFDGVGGDLGRAAAKLVGTGGRYSNYGWAGGPPVAVDEVRPEVTAYGLEQLREYEPGRRARIERMLRLATRGAVHPVIGQTFPLGRAANAHRALESRCGKGKTLLVI
- a CDS encoding universal stress protein, which gives rise to MADEIVVGVDGSAAALEAVRWAAGEAAPRKLALRLVYAADVTGGRFDGGLPVPQSSFDELQRAGQQLLADAAAVAGEVTVSTEMPLEPPVPLLLECSRTARMVVLGSSGRGGFTGMLAGSTAVSVSAHASCPVAVVRGRPDAAGPVVVGVDGSPTSEEALKVAIDEAAWREVPLVAVHAWSDADYGVPLPTADLDWAEVEREQQRLLAERLAGRQERYPDVRVERVVVRDRPRDELLARSRDAQLVVVGSRGRGGFRGLVLGSTSQALIHHADCPVLVVRPQAA
- a CDS encoding ABC transporter ATP-binding protein, whose amino-acid sequence is MTTPLETAVAGRHRPRGQPAVDFRAVSRTYAAGQHEVRALDGVTVAFPAGSWTAVMGPSGSGKSTLLHCAAGLERVTTGQVLLGGEDITTADDAHLTALRRSEIGFVFQSFNLIGSLTAEQNVALPLRLAGTRPSTKDVRAVLAAVGLDDRRRHRPRELSGGQQQRVAIARAMVTRPRVLFADEPTGALDSTAARKVLGLLRDLVTAGQSIVMVTHDPSAAASADSVVFLRDGRVVDHAVTPTTPEVADRLARLKA
- a CDS encoding FtsX-like permease family protein, translating into MLRLSWNTFTDRWPLFLGAILTVCLGVALVQSSLLILVSAATAGGEVVEAVTLLGLTLGISVFLAVFIVSSTFAFTVAQRQRDLALLRLVGGGRGQVRRLLLSEALLLGVLGTAFGVPLGLLVMRVQTWLLRELGFVPSAFTPRWQDWILSVSAGIGLGVAIAGVLAASRRAAKVRPLEALRETGAAARVMSGARWFFGVLFLAGALAMTSVSAFAPPEGAIALSINTALAAAVALTALSPLVVPAAGRLAGLVLRGPLGRLAEANLRDGVRRSASTAAPLIVLVALLVAQAGTLATIGKGAEIEQRADIRGDLVVTTTGPSDLDVPGVVAVSPQTRVPVSVVTYGDDDTDTDTEQGYAAAIDPAAYAATHVRVPEQGSLADLTGPTIAVADGFQPVGSTVTARIGDSELDLRVVAVLPATLGGGADFLLPREIVPAPVLAATPTESIVRVAPGAGASALAGRGEVTTVDDWIAATSADRQDTSTGIMTVIMGLSGLYALIAVVNAVVIAAADRRREFAVARVTGLTRAQVVRAAVLESGAVTGIGLVLGGLAATTTLIGISAAAGRIAGQSVLVVPWALITVVVLGAFAVVGATSAWTALSATRPSPVSLTGAAE
- a CDS encoding cytochrome P450, with protein sequence MITDDTDPFAPEVLAEPEPLHAKLRDAGPVVHLIRYDVYALARYEHVHAALVNWQDFSSAAGVGLANFHVEEPWRPPSLLLEADPPRHDAPRRVLSGILGPRALRKLREDWFAAAEDLVERVLDTELDVVPALAEAFPLRVFPDAVGIGREGRENLLPYGNFAFNAFGPLNELVTSLAADMPRWSGWVNEQCARDRLTGDGFGAAIWAAADRGEITHEQAPLVVRSLLTAGVDTTVHGLAAVLYAFATHPGQWDRLREQPRLARAAFDEAVRWQSPVQTFFRTATRDTRVADVTIPAGHKILMFLGAANRDPRRWADPDVFDLSRDPSGHVGFGMGLHQCVGQHVARLEAEALLTALAKRVRRFELLGPGTRHLNNTLRAWQSLPMRLHLTRPRR